One Gadus chalcogrammus isolate NIFS_2021 chromosome 4, NIFS_Gcha_1.0, whole genome shotgun sequence DNA segment encodes these proteins:
- the LOC130380807 gene encoding eosinophil peroxidase-like — MNLLVCVVALGICVMQANSNPSSLGRPYLMECFKEAKKLVDDAYKYSREESLRRVRRDIVSPTDILRLMKQPRGDSRSAVRSADYMDQTLRLLRERIHRVHKRSLNATDLLPREDLEVLSKISGCSARVSKPSCRTIQNLDKYRTITGVCNNLNNPRLGSSNIPFKRWIPSNYEDGISLPIDWDSDHRYHTFLLPLVREVSNRILATTNEGVVSDTKYSGMLTQFGQWSDHDISHSPFTPSIRSFSNGINCDESCQRSEPCFPITIPPNDPRFKTGPNSCLPFFRSAPVCGTGYSDYNFGGVANKRQQINTVTSFTDLSTVYGSEDQLALDLRDLTSDAGLLRVNDNFTDNGRALLPFSPLKANMCATRRRTTSKSTAEEVPCFLAGDVRANENVALTSLQTLFLREHNRLAHELKRINPQWDSETLYQEARKIMGAYSQVFVYRDYLPHIVGDLAMNSGLGSYPGYSSNVDPSIASAFAAAAYRFGHLAIKPVLTRLNDNYQENDHIPTVPLFKTFFTPWRLVFEGGIDPVIRGLVGSPAKLGAQEHLMVDAVRDRLFEFVTHMAQDLASLNMQRGRDHGIPGYNEWRKHCGLSEPSNQAELAQVLNNTDLATRFLKLYGTPSNIDVWVGGAAEPFVQGGRVGPLFSCLITNQFKESRQGDRFWYENPGVFTPAQKTALRSASLASVICENTGITSVPKDSFSLITARNPLVLCSNIPRINLLPWRERPGKRASSGTKDILAEIKAEIKELTLAEQALLGNEVPQMEEDNEVPKA, encoded by the exons ATGAACCTGCTTGTCTGCGTGGTAGCGCTGGGCATCTGCGTGATGCAGGCCAATTCAAACCCATCAA GTCTGGGTCGTCCCTATCTTATGGAGTGTTTTAAAGAAGCCAAAAAACTGGTGGATGATGCTTACAAGTATTCGCGAGAAGA GAGTCTGAGAAGAGTTCGTCGAGACATCGTCTCTCCAACGGACATCCTGCGCCTCATGAAGCAGCCGCGTGGAGACTCCCGCTCGGCCGTGCGCTCAGCCGACTACATGGACCAGACGCTGCGCCTGCTGCGCGAGCGCATCCACCGCGTGCACAAACGCTCGCTCAACGCCACAG ATCTGCTCCCCCGTGAAGACCTGGAGGTTCTCTCGAAGATCTCTGGATGTTCAGCCAGGGTCAGCAAACCATCCTGTCGCACCATTCAGAACCTGGACAAGTACAGGACCATCACCGGTGTCTGTAACAACCT GAATAACCCTCGCCTGGGGTCCTCCAACATCCCCTTCAAGCGATGGATCCCCTCTAACTACGAAGACGGCATCTCCTTGCCCATCGACTGGGACAGTGACCACCGCTACCACaccttccttctccctctg GTCAGAGAGGTGTCCAACCGCATCCTGGCGACGACGAACGAGGGCGTGGTCAGTGACACAAAATATTCCGGGATGTTGACCCAGTTCGGCCAGTGGAGCGACCACGACATCTCCCACTCGCCCTTCACCCCCAGCATCCGCTCGTTCAGCAACGGCATCAACTGTGACGAGAGCTGCCAGCGCTctgagccctgcttccccatTACG ATCCCTCCCAATGACCCTCGCTTTAAAACTGGACCGAACAGCTGCTTACCGTTCTTCCGATCTGCGCCCGTGTGTGGAACTGGATATTCGGACTACAATTTTGGCGGCGTGGCGAACAAGCGGCAGCAGATCAACACAGTGACGTCGTTCACTGACCTGAGCACGGTGTACGGCTCGGAGGACCAGCTGGCGTTGGACCTCCGCGACCTCACGAGCGACGCGGGCCTCCTGCGCGTCAACGACAATTTCACAGACAACGGCCGAGCGTTGCTTCCCTTTAGCCCCCTGAAGGCTAACATGTGCGCTACACGCAGGAGAACCACAAGTAAAAGCACTGCCGAGGAGGTGCCCTGTTTCCTCGCAG GTGACGTGCGTGCCAATGAGAACGTTGCCCTGACGTCCCTCCAAACCTTGTTCTTGCGAGAACACAACCGTCTGGCGCACGAACTGAAGAGGATAAACCCGCAGTGGGACAGTGAGACCCTCTACCAAGAGGCTCGTAAAATCATGGGCGCGTACAGTCAG GTGTTTGTATACAGGGACTACCTGCCCCACATCGTAGGTGACTTGGCCATGAATTCCGGACTGGGCAGCTATCCAGGCTACAGCTCCAACGTGGACCCCAGCATCGCCAGTGCGTTTGCCGCCGCTGCCTACCGCTTCGGACATCTTGCTATCAAGCCTGTCCTAACACGCCTCAACGACAACTACCAGGAGAACGACCACATCCCAACCGTGCCGCTCTTCAAGACCTTCTTTACCCCCTGGAGGCTCGTATTCGAAG GCGGGATCGACCCTGTGATTCGAGGTCTGGTTGGCAGTCCTGCGAAACTAGGTGCTCAGGAACACTTGATGGTGGACGCGGTACGTGACAGGCTCTTCGAATTTGTCACGCACATGGCTCAGGACCTGGCGTCGCTCAACATGCAGAGGGGCCGGGACCACGGCATCCCTG GCTACAACGAGTGGCGTAAGCACTGTGGGCTGTCCGAGCCAAGCAATCAGGCAGAGCTGGCTCAGGTACTGAACAACACAGACCTGGCGACAAGGTTCCTGAAGCTGTACGGAACACCCAGCAACATCGATGTGTGGGTGGGAGGCGCTGCGGAACCCTTCGTCCAAGGAGGCCGTGTTGGCCCTCTGTTCTCCTGCCTCATCACCAACCAGTTCAAGGAAAGCCGTCAGGGAGACAG GTTTTGGTACGAGAACCCGGGCGTGTTCACCCCCGCCCAGAAGACGGCGCTGCGCAGTGCCTCCCTGGCCAGCGTCATCTGCGAAAATACAGGCATCACCAGTGTCCCCAAGGACTCCTTCAGCCTGATCACCGCCAGAAACCCCCTGGTCCTTTGCTCCAACATCCCACGCATTAACCTCTTGCCCTGGAGGGAGCGGCCAGGCAAAAGGGCATCATCAG gGACAAAAGATATACTTGCAGAGATTAAAGCTGAg ATCAAGGAGCTGACCCTGGCAGAGCAGGCCCTACTGGGCAATGAAGTGCCACAGATGGAAGAGGACAATGAG